One Terriglobales bacterium DNA window includes the following coding sequences:
- the zapA gene encoding cell division protein ZapA: protein MAKSNDDSVRVEIYDQTYNLRGSDPQYIKKLADFVDGRMRTVAQQTATVDSLRLAVLAALNIADEYHILKRKYDDIAGDFDQRARELSSALDEALQDVRRAG from the coding sequence GTGGCCAAGTCGAACGACGATAGCGTGCGCGTCGAGATCTACGATCAAACCTACAACCTGCGCGGCTCCGATCCGCAATACATCAAGAAGCTGGCCGATTTCGTGGACGGCAGGATGCGCACCGTGGCGCAGCAAACCGCGACCGTGGATTCCCTGCGGCTGGCGGTGCTGGCGGCGCTCAACATCGCAGACGAATACCACATCCTCAAGCGCAAGTACGACGACATCGCCGGCGACTTCGATCAGCGCGCCCGCGAGCTCTCCAGCGCCCTCGACGAGGCCTTGCAGGACGTACGCCGGGCGGGATAG